The following proteins are encoded in a genomic region of Haloarcula salinisoli:
- a CDS encoding Hvo_1808 family surface protein, which translates to MRREFGAVCCAVLLLLAGCQGLGAGVDEGTPTGTDETLTVTENGTEQPTDSTVLELRNESGSSTVRPDPETDRLGWENGYWHNDSLDVDNTDGLNDTELSAVVNRSMARIEYVRGLEFEENVSVNTVSRAEYRNQSGSGSYGDALRTFDNAKFEALFLIGEDDSSIEVQESTLGDSVLGYYSPSLDEIVIVTNSETPRIGEKTLSHELVHALQDQQFGLEGNASTRDALQGRNALIEGDARTVETAYLNRCGSSWSCVRVGQSSGGGGSSDLHFGVFYMIYFPYSDGTSFVAELRDRGGWRAVNDAYDDIPEGAREVTTPTDYPEWEPREVTLPAPPSDDWERVRPSADRDRPDYATVGPSAIAATMAYTVVDEYNTSSSVVSRFALGDRDTVDTDPYNYDLSGTSGWDGGRMQVYTKDGETGYVWRTAWTDEQSAEAFATSWERVIQHWGGERTADGNWVIAEESPFGDAVAVHVEGDTVTVVNAPTEAELTELYDA; encoded by the coding sequence ATGCGACGTGAGTTTGGGGCCGTCTGCTGTGCCGTTTTGCTCCTGCTGGCCGGCTGTCAGGGGCTGGGTGCCGGGGTAGACGAGGGGACACCGACCGGGACAGACGAGACACTGACCGTGACCGAGAACGGGACCGAGCAGCCGACGGACTCCACAGTGCTGGAACTGCGAAACGAGAGCGGCTCCTCGACCGTCCGTCCGGACCCCGAGACCGACCGGCTCGGCTGGGAGAACGGCTACTGGCACAACGACTCACTCGACGTGGACAACACCGACGGGCTGAACGACACCGAGCTGTCGGCCGTCGTCAACCGGTCGATGGCCCGCATCGAGTACGTCCGCGGGCTGGAGTTCGAGGAGAACGTGTCAGTCAACACCGTCTCGCGGGCCGAATATCGGAACCAGAGCGGTTCGGGCAGCTACGGCGACGCGCTCCGGACCTTCGACAACGCGAAGTTCGAGGCGCTGTTCCTCATCGGCGAGGACGACAGTTCCATCGAGGTCCAGGAGAGCACGCTCGGCGACAGCGTCCTGGGGTACTACAGCCCCTCGCTGGACGAAATCGTCATCGTCACGAACTCCGAGACGCCCCGCATCGGGGAGAAGACCCTCTCGCACGAACTCGTCCACGCGCTCCAGGACCAGCAGTTCGGTCTAGAGGGGAACGCAAGCACCCGAGATGCCCTGCAGGGCCGTAACGCCCTCATCGAGGGCGACGCCCGGACCGTCGAGACGGCCTACTTGAACCGCTGTGGGTCGAGCTGGTCGTGTGTCAGGGTCGGCCAGTCGAGCGGGGGCGGTGGGAGCAGTGACCTGCATTTCGGCGTCTTCTACATGATATACTTCCCCTACAGCGACGGGACGTCGTTCGTCGCCGAGCTCCGCGACCGCGGTGGGTGGCGTGCGGTGAACGACGCCTACGACGACATCCCCGAGGGGGCCCGCGAGGTCACCACGCCGACCGACTACCCCGAGTGGGAGCCCCGCGAGGTGACGCTGCCGGCCCCGCCGAGCGACGACTGGGAGCGGGTTCGGCCGTCGGCCGACCGCGACCGGCCCGACTACGCCACCGTCGGTCCGTCGGCCATCGCCGCGACGATGGCCTACACAGTAGTCGACGAGTACAACACCAGCTCCTCGGTCGTCAGCCGGTTCGCGCTGGGCGACCGCGACACCGTCGACACCGACCCCTACAACTACGACCTGTCGGGGACGAGTGGCTGGGACGGCGGTCGGATGCAGGTGTACACAAAGGACGGTGAGACGGGCTACGTCTGGCGAACGGCCTGGACTGACGAGCAGTCGGCCGAGGCGTTCGCGACGTCGTGGGAGCGGGTCATCCAGCACTGGGGTGGCGAACGCACCGCCGACGGCAACTGGGTCATCGCCGAGGAGAGTCCGTTCGGCGACGCCGTCGCCGTCCACGTCGAGGGCGACACCGTCACCGTGGTCAACGCGCCAACGGAGGCGGAGCTGACCGAGCTGTACGATGCGTAG
- a CDS encoding cysteine hydrolase family protein, with protein MQLDPKQTALVVVDMQNGFCHPEGSLYAPDSEAAIEPVAGLVERARDAGASVVFTRDVHPPEQFEDAHYYDEFDRWGEHVLEGSWEAQVVEELSPREDELVVEKHTYDAFHETQLDGWLSARGVKDLLICGTLANVCVLHTASSAGLRDYRPILVEDAIGFIEEEHHEYATDHADWLFGEVTERSEITFA; from the coding sequence ATGCAACTGGACCCAAAGCAGACAGCTCTCGTGGTCGTCGATATGCAGAACGGCTTCTGTCACCCGGAGGGGAGCCTCTACGCACCGGACAGCGAAGCTGCCATCGAGCCCGTCGCAGGACTGGTCGAGCGGGCCAGAGACGCCGGCGCGAGTGTCGTCTTCACCCGCGACGTCCACCCGCCCGAGCAGTTCGAGGACGCCCACTACTACGACGAGTTCGACCGCTGGGGCGAGCACGTCCTCGAGGGCTCCTGGGAGGCACAAGTCGTCGAGGAGCTGTCCCCCCGCGAGGACGAACTGGTCGTCGAGAAACACACCTACGACGCGTTCCACGAGACGCAACTCGACGGCTGGCTCTCCGCCCGTGGCGTCAAGGACCTGCTCATCTGCGGGACGCTCGCGAACGTCTGCGTGTTGCATACGGCCTCCAGCGCCGGCCTGCGGGACTACCGCCCTATCCTCGTCGAGGACGCTATCGGCTTCATCGAGGAAGAACACCACGAGTACGCCACCGACCACGCCGACTGGCTGTTCGGCGAAGTGACCGAGCGCAGCGAGATCACGTTCGCCTGA